A portion of the Wenzhouxiangella sp. XN24 genome contains these proteins:
- the rsxG gene encoding electron transport complex subunit RsxG: MRAETTRSMFRAAAILAGFAVVGALLVAITWQSTAERIAENERAFLLRSLTDVLPDGAYDNAVHEDAITVTDRELLGTDDPVTVYRARRDRQPVAAVLTPVAPGGYSGPIRLLVGVLEDGTLSGVRVVAHRETPGLGDKIEVERDDWILDFTGRRLGQPPREQWAVQRDGGVFDQFTGATITARAVVSAVRDALIYFEANRDRLFSTPAGTHGLAATPDEEGQE; this comes from the coding sequence ATGCGGGCTGAAACCACGCGCAGCATGTTCCGCGCCGCGGCGATCCTGGCCGGCTTCGCGGTGGTCGGCGCCCTCCTGGTCGCGATCACCTGGCAGTCCACGGCGGAGCGCATCGCAGAGAACGAGCGGGCGTTTCTGTTGCGTAGCCTGACGGACGTGTTGCCCGACGGCGCGTATGACAACGCGGTGCACGAAGATGCGATCACCGTCACCGATCGCGAATTGCTGGGCACCGACGATCCCGTGACGGTCTATCGCGCGCGGCGCGACCGACAACCGGTGGCGGCGGTACTGACGCCCGTCGCGCCGGGTGGTTACAGCGGACCGATCCGGCTGCTGGTGGGGGTACTCGAAGACGGCACGCTGAGCGGCGTGCGCGTCGTGGCACACCGGGAGACGCCCGGGCTCGGCGACAAGATCGAGGTCGAGCGCGACGACTGGATCCTCGATTTCACGGGACGGCGCCTCGGCCAGCCGCCGCGCGAGCAATGGGCCGTGCAGCGCGACGGAGGCGTGTTCGACCAGTTCACCGGGGCCACCATCACGGCCCGCGCCGTCGTCTCTGCGGTCCGCGACGCGCTGATATACTTCGAGGCCAACCGCGATCGATTGTTCAGCACGCCCGCCGGCACGCACGGCCTGGCGGCGACGCCCGACGAGGAAGGACAGGAATGA
- a CDS encoding RnfABCDGE type electron transport complex subunit D → MKFAATVPPHVRPRTSVTRVMGEVLLALVPATAAWVWFFGPGLLYNMAIAAGVALACEAGALALRGRAVLPQLQDLSALVTAILLAFCLPPLTPWWITATGAAFAILFAKQLYGGLGYNPFNPAMAGYVVVLISFPEAMTRWLPPTGATLGAWETLRFTLTGMLPGNLGWDAVTGATPLDDLRTQLSLARTVGEIRGGELYGLLGGRGWESISAFVALGGAYLLWRRIIRWHIPVAVLLGVFVPAAFFWLINPGAYPPPTFHLVSGATMLCAFFIATDPVSAATSRTGRLVYGFAIGVLIFIIRSWGGYPDGVAFAVLLMNMAVPAIDHFTRPRTYGHAG, encoded by the coding sequence ATGAAGTTCGCCGCCACGGTGCCGCCCCATGTCCGTCCGCGCACCAGCGTGACGCGGGTAATGGGCGAAGTGTTGCTGGCGCTGGTGCCCGCCACGGCGGCCTGGGTGTGGTTCTTCGGCCCGGGCCTGCTGTACAACATGGCCATTGCCGCCGGGGTGGCGCTGGCCTGCGAGGCGGGCGCCCTCGCGCTACGCGGGCGTGCCGTGCTGCCGCAACTGCAGGATCTCAGCGCGCTCGTGACCGCCATCCTGCTGGCGTTCTGCCTGCCGCCGCTCACGCCATGGTGGATCACGGCCACGGGGGCGGCGTTCGCCATCCTGTTCGCCAAGCAGCTGTACGGGGGACTCGGCTACAACCCTTTCAACCCGGCCATGGCGGGCTACGTCGTCGTGCTCATCTCGTTCCCGGAAGCCATGACGCGCTGGCTCCCCCCCACAGGCGCGACGCTCGGCGCATGGGAGACCCTGCGCTTCACGCTGACCGGCATGCTGCCCGGCAACCTCGGCTGGGACGCGGTCACTGGCGCGACGCCGCTGGACGACCTGCGCACCCAGCTGTCGCTCGCGCGCACCGTGGGGGAGATCCGCGGCGGTGAGCTCTACGGCCTGCTCGGCGGGCGCGGCTGGGAGTCGATCTCTGCATTCGTCGCGCTCGGTGGTGCCTACCTCCTGTGGCGCCGCATCATCCGCTGGCACATCCCCGTCGCCGTGCTGCTCGGGGTCTTCGTGCCGGCCGCTTTTTTCTGGCTGATCAACCCGGGCGCCTATCCCCCGCCGACGTTTCACCTCGTCAGCGGCGCCACCATGCTGTGCGCCTTCTTCATCGCGACGGACCCCGTATCGGCTGCGACGAGCCGCACCGGTCGCCTGGTCTACGGTTTCGCCATCGGCGTGCTCATCTTCATCATTCGCAGCTGGGGCGGCTATCCCGACGGCGTGGCCTTCGCGGTGCTGCTGATGAACATGGCGGTGCCCGCGATCGATCATTTCACCCGCCCTCGCACATACGGTCATGCGGGCTGA